Sequence from the Pseudomonadota bacterium genome:
ACGCAGCCAGTTGCTCTGGAAGAAGGCGTACATGCGCGCCGCGTCGGCATTTCCCGGGTTGAGCTCGAGCGCCCGTTCGTACGCTGACTGCGCCGCGTCGCGATTCCCCTTGTCGCGTTCGAGGAGTGCCAGAGCCTCGTAGGCTTCGCTGAGCGCGGGGTCCAGGCTCAAGGCCTTTCTCACTGCCACTTCGGCAAGTACCAGGTTCTCCTTTAGGGGCAGGCTGCTGTAGGTGCGTTGTTCCAGCAACGCCAGGCCCAGCTGGGCATGGGCTTCGGCGAACTCCGGATCGAGGCGCACCGCTTCTCGATAGTGCTCCACCGCCTCGCCGAACCCTTTCGTGGTAGTCAACGCGGCACTGACACGACCGCGGAAGAAGGCGTCCAGCGCCGCCGTGCTCTGGGTGGGGGCCTCGGCGATGTCCTGTTGTTCCTCCTGAGACAACACGGCGCGCAATGTGGTGGCCACGGCGAGGGTGATCTCGCTCTGGATGGCAAAGACGTTCTCGGCGTTCAGTTCCCGCGTGTAGGTCTCCGCCCAGATGTGCTCGTCGGTCGCCGCATCGATCATCTGCACGTTGATGCGAATGCTGTCGGCGGCGCGCTGTACACCCCCTTCAATGATGAGAGCTGCACCAAGTTCCCTGCCGATCGTGGGCATGCTCTTGTTGCTGCCGCGATAGGCCATCATGGAGGTGCGGGATATCGCGGCGAGGCCGCTGATCTTGGTGACCTGCGTGATGAGATCATCGTGGAACCCATCGACGAAGAACGCATCTTCCTCCACCTGGCTGTGGTTCACGAAGGGCAGGATCGCGATGGTGTTCGGGCGCAGTTCGCCCGGCTCCGGACCGTTTGGCCTGACGTCTGCGGTGGGCGTGGTGGGCTGGCTCGAGGTGGGCTCTTCCGCCAGCCAAAGGAACGCGGCCGCTACTGCAGCAACCAGTGTCCCTAGGGCAAGGTACGGTCGCCACTTATGTAACGCGGGGGTTGGGGGCGAATCGGCTGGTGCTGCCTCGTTCGAGGCCGCCCCGGCCGGACTTGGCGCTGCCTGAGTCTCGCGTACCTCACCGACGAACTGATAGCCGCGACCGCGCAGGGTTCTGATGTACTTCTGCTGCTCACCGTTGTCGCCAAGCACGGCCCGCGCCAGCTTGATTTCGTTGCTCAGCACGTTGTCCGAGACGACGCGCCCAGACCAGAGTTCGTTGAACAGCTCCTCGCGCGTGACCAGGCGATCACGGTGCTGCATCAGAAAGACCAGCAGGTCGAAAACCTTAGGCGTTAACGAAACCGCCTCTCCCTCGCGCGTCAGTGAGAAGCTGTTGGTGTCGAACTCCAGCCCCGCACACTGGAAAATCATCGGTTGCCCACGCGACGTCCTCGCCTTTTTCCAACATGTTGACACAAAAGGACTTGCCCGCGGCAGGCGCCAGCGCCATCGACCGGCATGCCCGGATGCGCTGTCCGCCACCGCTTCTCCACCGGGTGCAGGGGGTGGATGACTTACTCACGCGATTCTTCTGTGCCACCATCGACAGCTCACCGGGTGCCCCGACAGGTCAACTATGATTTTCCAGTGCTCAGGACTGGAGTTCGACACGGAGAGCTTCGCCGTAACCCGCGAAGGCGAAGCCGTCCCGGTGCCCCCCAAGGTATTTGACCTACTGATCTTCCTGATGCGTCACCGTGATCGGCTGGTGACGCGCCAGGCGCTGTTTGAGGCGCTCTGGGCCGGCCGCGTCGTGTCGGACAACGTGTTGAGCAACGAAATCAAGCTGGCACGTGCCGTCTTGGGCGATGACGGCGAGCAACAGCGATTCATCAAGACCGTTCGCGGCCGCGGCTATCAGTTCGTGGGCGAGGTTCGGGAGGTCGAGGCTGCACCAGAGGCGGCCATGGGCACCGTGTCGACGCGCGGGCCCGCTGTGCGTCGCGCGTTGCTTGGTGGGTCCGCGCTGCTGCTGGTCCTGGTGCTCGGCGTGCTCTGGCTGAGGGACCCGGTCGAACCTGCTCCCATGGTTGTGCGTGGCGCTTCTGCGCCAGCGGAACTCCGGCCGAACACCATCGCCATCCTGCCCTTCATGAATCGCAGCGATCTGAAGGAGGATGCGTACTTCGTCGACGGCTTCCATGACGACCTCATCACGCAGATCGCCAAGATCAGCGGCCTGACCGCGATATCCCGCAGCTCGGTGATGGCCTACCGGAGTAGCGATAAGAGTCTGCCCGAAATCGGTGGAGAACTCGGCTCCAGCCTCATCATCGAAGGCGGCGTCCAGCGCGCTGCTGAAAGCGTGCGCATCAATGTGCAGATGATCGATGCGGCAACCGACGAGCACCTGTGGGCAGAAACTTATACACGCGAGCTCAATGCGCAAAACGTGTTTGCGATTCAAAGCGAGATAGCGCTTGCCGTTGCAGCGAAGCTTCGCACGGTGCTGTCGCTGGAGGATCAACAGAACATCGCCCGGGTGCCTACCGAGAATACTGCAGCGCTGGAGGCCTTCTTCCGCGGTCGCGTGAGCATGGCGCTCGACACGGGCGAGGCGTTCCGTGTGGCGGTAGAGCATTTTCGCGAGGCCGTCAGGCTTGATCCGGCGTTTGCCAAAGCCCACGCTCAGCTAGGGTTGACCCTACTCGAACATCGCACCTTTAGCAGTCAGTCACTGCCGCAAAATCTGGTACTTGCTGAGGTCGCGATCAACAAGGCCTTAAGCCTCGACCCAACACTCAGCGAAGCCTATGAGGCCTTGGCCCTACTCGAGCGAGACAGAGGAAACACAACGGAGGCGAGAGCAGCCTACGAGCGGGCGATCGAGCTCAACCCCGGTAACGCCCACGCCATTCGCATGTATGCGTTCTTTCAGAGCGCTTGGCTGGGTGAGCACGAGTCAGCGCGCGCGCTCCTGGTCAATGCTAAGGCGATCGACCCCCGCAATCCCATCACGTTGGCGATAACGGGCTGGGTGCTGGTTCGCCTCGAGCGCTTTGAGGAAGCGCTGGCAAACCTCAATACCGCCAGGGAGAACGCCCCGGACTACGCCGAGACCTATCATGTGCTGGGTGATCTGTATTCGCTACATCTGTACGGGCATGACAAGGCCATAGAGGCCTACGGGCGTTTCTACGCCTTGAACCCGGACACAGTATCCAATCTGTTGTACATCGGAACGGCTTACGACGATCTCGGCATGAGCGAGGAGGCCGTTCGCTATTTCGAGCGCTACCTCGGTGCTGTGCCAGAGGGGTCCGAGGCTGACGTCGCTCGCATCCGGACATATCTGATTCGTGGTGAGGACCAACAGCTCGAGGCCTTGCTCCAGGATATGGGCGAAAGGTATGGCGGTAACGTTCGGTGGGTTGATGTGATGCTGAGCACCTTCGACCTTGCTCGGGGGCAACCCGAACGGGTTATCGACCGCGTGGAGCAACACTATCCTGAGTTCCTGCTGGGCGGTGCTGAGATTGCGAGTATCCCGGAGCAGTTTGACCTGGCGTTGGTCTATGCCACAGCGCTGCATCTCACGGGTGAGGCGGAGCGAGCGATGCCTTTGACTGCCCGAATCCTTGAGCTGATCCCGACGAAGAGTCGCCATCGTTGGGATGGTGTGATGACCAAGGACACCTGGCTTCACGTGGCCATGGGCGACGAAGAGAGGGCGCTGCAGAGCGTGCGCGACTGGCGTGCCATGGGTGGACTGGTGGATCTGACCAAGCACCGGATGGTACCGGCATCCCTGTTCGATCATCCGGACTTTCAGGCCATCAACAACGAGGTGCTTGGAGAACTCGCCAAGCAACGCGCCAATCTGGCTCGCATGCAAGCCGCGGGAGAACTCGCGCCGCTCCCGGAGTTTCGGGCGTCTCGATAACCTCTGAGCGTTCGGGAGCAGTGCAACCTTCAGCGCGCGGTCCCACCCCGTGTTAACGGTCTGCTGCGAGCACGAACGTGAGCGCCGTACCGTCCTTGGCGCATAATCGCGGGTCACGGTCGCGCGGGTCTGTCGCGCGCCCCAGCCAGGCGGGAGAGGCGAATGCGCTTTGTCACCTACAGCGACGGTAATACAGGCCGCGCCGGCGCCCTTCGCGAGGGCAACCAGGAGATCGTGGATCTCGCGAGTGCAGCGGGAACGGCCCCGGACGCCGCTGCCCTAGAGAGTCTCCAGCGCATCATCGAGGGCGGCGACGAGGCGCTCGCCCGCTGCGCCAGCCTCACGCGCAACCCGCCTGGCCACGCGATCAAACCCCTGGCGCAATGCGACCTCCTCGCCCCGCTGCCGCGGCCGCTGCAGATGCGCGACTTCATCGCCTTCGAACTGCACCTCACCCAGTGCCTGCGCACCGCTGCCCGCATGCGCGGTGAGAGCGAGGAGGCCGTGGAGGCGGCCCGCCCACCGCCGGCCTGGTACCAGCAACCGCTCTACTACAAGTGCAACCGCCTCGCCGTGTGTGGCACGGGCACGGCCATCCACTGGCCCGCCTACTCGCACGTCCTGGACTACGAGCTGGAGTTCGCCGCCGTGATCGGCTGCGGCGGGCGCGACGTCGCCGCCGCTGACGCCCACCAGCACATCTTCGGGTACATGATCTTCAACGACTTCAGCGCCCGCGACGCCCAGCTCGCCGAGATGCCGGGCATGCTCGGGCCCGCCAAGTCCAAGGACTTCGACAACGCCAACGTGCTCGGACCATGGCTGGTCACCGCCGACGAGGTGGGTGATCCCTACGACTTGTCCATGAGCGTCAGCGTCAATGGCGAGCTGCGCGGCGAGGGCAACAGCGCCACCATGCACTGGACCTTCGATCGCATCATCGCCCACCTGAGCCAGGCGGAAACGCTCCACCCCGGCGAGGTGCTGGGTTCGGGCACCGTGGGCAACGGCTGTGGCCTCGAGAGCGGCCGCTTCCTCGCCGATGGCGACGAGGTCACCCTGCGCGTGGAGGGACTGGGTGAACTCACCAACCGCGTGCTTGCCCCGCACACGAGGAGCCCGTCATGAGCACCCCCTGCTACCGCCACGGCCTGCACGACCTCGGCAACGGCACCTGGGCCTGGATGCAACCCGACGGCACCTGGGGCTGGTCCAACGCGGGGCTTGTCACTGACAGTGGCGCCTCCCTGCTCGTCGACACGCTCTTCGACGAACACCTCACCCGGAAGATGCTGGACGCCATGCGCGACGCCGCCGGCACCGCCGCCGGCGATATCGGCACCCTGGTCAACACCCACGCCAACGGCGATCACACCTTCGGCAATCGCCTGGTGGAGAACGCGCGCATCCTCGCCTCCGAGGCCAGCGCGCGGGAGATGGAAGACGTGCCGCCCGCCATGCTGGCGCAGATGATGGCGGCCACGGACCAGCTCGGTGAGCTCGGGGGTTACCTACAGCATTGCTTCGGTCAGTTTACCTTCGACGGCATCCCCCTCACCCCACCCACGGAGACCTTCAGCGGTGAGCTGCAGGTGGCGGTCGGCGACAAGTCCGTGCACTTGATCGAGGTGGGACCTGCCCACACCCAGGGCGACATCCTGGCCTGGGTGCCGGACGACGACGTGCTCTACACCGGCGACATCCTCTTCATCGAAAGCACGCCGATCATGTGGGCCGGCCCCGTCGGCAATTGGCTACGCGCCCT
This genomic interval carries:
- a CDS encoding MBL fold metallo-hydrolase, coding for MSTPCYRHGLHDLGNGTWAWMQPDGTWGWSNAGLVTDSGASLLVDTLFDEHLTRKMLDAMRDAAGTAAGDIGTLVNTHANGDHTFGNRLVENARILASEASAREMEDVPPAMLAQMMAATDQLGELGGYLQHCFGQFTFDGIPLTPPTETFSGELQVAVGDKSVHLIEVGPAHTQGDILAWVPDDDVLYTGDILFIESTPIMWAGPVGNWLRALERILAIDASTIVPGHGPITDRAGVQRVHDYLSYIDREARARFEAGMSSEEAAFDIALGDYSSWGDAERIAVNVDTLYREYRGDDSPIDVMRLFTLMAALHKARPRGA
- a CDS encoding winged helix-turn-helix domain-containing protein translates to MIFQCSGLEFDTESFAVTREGEAVPVPPKVFDLLIFLMRHRDRLVTRQALFEALWAGRVVSDNVLSNEIKLARAVLGDDGEQQRFIKTVRGRGYQFVGEVREVEAAPEAAMGTVSTRGPAVRRALLGGSALLLVLVLGVLWLRDPVEPAPMVVRGASAPAELRPNTIAILPFMNRSDLKEDAYFVDGFHDDLITQIAKISGLTAISRSSVMAYRSSDKSLPEIGGELGSSLIIEGGVQRAAESVRINVQMIDAATDEHLWAETYTRELNAQNVFAIQSEIALAVAAKLRTVLSLEDQQNIARVPTENTAALEAFFRGRVSMALDTGEAFRVAVEHFREAVRLDPAFAKAHAQLGLTLLEHRTFSSQSLPQNLVLAEVAINKALSLDPTLSEAYEALALLERDRGNTTEARAAYERAIELNPGNAHAIRMYAFFQSAWLGEHESARALLVNAKAIDPRNPITLAITGWVLVRLERFEEALANLNTARENAPDYAETYHVLGDLYSLHLYGHDKAIEAYGRFYALNPDTVSNLLYIGTAYDDLGMSEEAVRYFERYLGAVPEGSEADVARIRTYLIRGEDQQLEALLQDMGERYGGNVRWVDVMLSTFDLARGQPERVIDRVEQHYPEFLLGGAEIASIPEQFDLALVYATALHLTGEAERAMPLTARILELIPTKSRHRWDGVMTKDTWLHVAMGDEERALQSVRDWRAMGGLVDLTKHRMVPASLFDHPDFQAINNEVLGELAKQRANLARMQAAGELAPLPEFRASR
- a CDS encoding fumarylacetoacetate hydrolase family protein; this translates as MRFVTYSDGNTGRAGALREGNQEIVDLASAAGTAPDAAALESLQRIIEGGDEALARCASLTRNPPGHAIKPLAQCDLLAPLPRPLQMRDFIAFELHLTQCLRTAARMRGESEEAVEAARPPPAWYQQPLYYKCNRLAVCGTGTAIHWPAYSHVLDYELEFAAVIGCGGRDVAAADAHQHIFGYMIFNDFSARDAQLAEMPGMLGPAKSKDFDNANVLGPWLVTADEVGDPYDLSMSVSVNGELRGEGNSATMHWTFDRIIAHLSQAETLHPGEVLGSGTVGNGCGLESGRFLADGDEVTLRVEGLGELTNRVLAPHTRSPS
- a CDS encoding winged helix-turn-helix domain-containing protein, with translation MIFQCAGLEFDTNSFSLTREGEAVSLTPKVFDLLVFLMQHRDRLVTREELFNELWSGRVVSDNVLSNEIKLARAVLGDNGEQQKYIRTLRGRGYQFVGEVRETQAAPSPAGAASNEAAPADSPPTPALHKWRPYLALGTLVAAVAAAFLWLAEEPTSSQPTTPTADVRPNGPEPGELRPNTIAILPFVNHSQVEEDAFFVDGFHDDLITQVTKISGLAAISRTSMMAYRGSNKSMPTIGRELGAALIIEGGVQRAADSIRINVQMIDAATDEHIWAETYTRELNAENVFAIQSEITLAVATTLRAVLSQEEQQDIAEAPTQSTAALDAFFRGRVSAALTTTKGFGEAVEHYREAVRLDPEFAEAHAQLGLALLEQRTYSSLPLKENLVLAEVAVRKALSLDPALSEAYEALALLERDKGNRDAAQSAYERALELNPGNADAARMYAFFQSNWLRRHESALALLANVKAVDPQNPITLSIAGWVKVELERFDEALEEFNAAIASAPGYAETYRVAGDLYFLKLYRHDEAIKAYRRFYALDPDTAFNFLNLATAYDDLGVPDEAVRFFELFLAASPTGAEADVARIRIHLIRGEDEPLQALLEEMGERYSGQLRWVDVMLCGFDLAAGDPERAIERVETHYPEFLLGGSDVGSIPDRYHLALVYAAALHLAGRGDQAAPLTAKILEALPATSRHRWSGIQTLDTWLHMAMGNEERALESVREWRAIGGRLDLSKHRMVPESLLAMPEGQAINHEILADLAEQRAHLARMEAAGEIAPLP